One Papaver somniferum cultivar HN1 chromosome 10, ASM357369v1, whole genome shotgun sequence genomic window carries:
- the LOC113315321 gene encoding phosphatidylinositol transfer protein 3-like, with the protein MGRKDQNVVGDETKKCTERVEAVLKLLKKQAPLTVKQEKFCNTACVERFLKSKGDNVKKTAKHIRACLSWRDSIGFEHLIADEFPAEISDGVAYVAGHDDESHPVLVFRVKQDYQKFHSQKLYIRLFVFTLEVAIASMPKDAEQFVLLFDASFFRSASAFMNLLLASLKTLSEYYPGRLHKAFVIDPPSLFSYLWKGVRPFLELSPVTMVVSSLDFEESLEYDDLSSYHPRSSSLRFDPSVISSSSAKVGPSASSRFAFTVNHNYDSLKPWYLSLTDTSSSKVGPNITSSSPSLMGSALISPLNARSYSFASPAARTTRGSLHYQGGFAKKQTFFPLTPLPQRVSNLNHPRTPRPSFLQSSALFFKRDCQGSKTEKSRESFLPFLRFYRRPYDELAYRSKMKPPLGGLISIISPHMRRRHVSMSQRF; encoded by the exons ATGGGAAGAAAAGATCAGAATGTGGTTGGTGATGAGACTAAGAAATGTACGGAAAGAGTTGAAGCTGTTCTTAAACTTCTTAAGAAACAAGCTCCATTAACTGTTAAACAG GAGAAATTCTGTAACACAGCCTGTGTAGAAAGATTTCTAAAATCAAAAGGCGATAATGTTAAGAAGACAGCTAAACATATACGAGCCTGTCTTTCATGGAGAGATAGCATTGGATTTG AGCATTTGATTGCAGATGAGTTTCCAGCTGAAATCTCAGATGGTGTTGCTTATGTTGCTGGTCATGACGACGAATCTCATCCTGTTCTG GTATTTCGAGTTAAACAAGATTATCAAAAATTTCATTCACAGAAGCT GTACATTCGATTGTTTGTATTTACACTGGAAGTTGCGATTGCTTCTATGCCTAAAGATGCAGAACAGTTCGTCCTTCTCTTTGATGCCA GCTTTTTCAGATCAGCTTCAGCTTTCATGAACTTATTGTTGGCAAGTTTGAAGACATTATCTGAATATTACCCTGGACGTCTTCACAAAGCATTCGTCATCGATCCTCCTTCACTTTTTTCTTACCTCTGGAAG GGAGTTCGTCCATTTCTTGAGTTATCACCAGTTACAATGGTAGTATCATCGTTAGACTTTGAAGAATCATTAGAATATGATGATTTATCATCTTATCATCCACGTTCTtcatctctaagatttgatcCATCTGTGATCTCATCATCATCAGCTAAAGTGGGTCCATCAGCTTCATCGCGGTTTGCTTTCACCGTTAATCACAATTACGATTCCCTTAAACCTTGGTATCTTAGTCTCACTGACACGTCATCATCAAAAGTGGGTCCCAACATAACGTCCTCTTCACCTTCGTTGATGGGGTCAGCTTTAATCTCGCCTCTAAATGCTAGATCTTACTCGTTCGCATCACCAGCTGCTAGAACGACACGTGGAAGTTTACACTACCAGGGTGGGTTCGCCAAGAAACAGACCTTTTTCCCACTGACGCCATTACCACAGCGAGTGAGTAATCTGAACCATCCAAGAACACCAAGACCATCTTTCCTTCAATCTTCAGCGTTGTTTTTCAAGAGGGACTGTCAAGGTAGTAAAACAGAGAAAAGCAGGGAATCGTTTCTACCATTCTTGAGATTCTACAGAAGGCCGTACGATGAATTGGCTTATCGGTCAAAGATGAAACCTCCGCTAGGTGGACTCATTTCAATCATATCCCCACACATGAGACGGCGGCACGTATCTATGTCTCAAAGGTTTTAG